From one Lotus japonicus ecotype B-129 chromosome 3, LjGifu_v1.2 genomic stretch:
- the LOC130749481 gene encoding protein RETICULATA-RELATED 4, chloroplastic-like, translating into MAMACFSNLSTHLCSLQTHSQRNFYDFSHSSLPSYTITSLKFCSAPIFTPPHLLHSPATAVFSSGNGGGFSGSGGGGGDDSGGGGDGEEEERDRNREEAMLVLAEAGKSLENFPADLAAAVTAGRVPGLIVRRYFQLEESAVFRWLMKFGGFKERLLGDDLFLTKLIMECTVVIFTKAAAELERRKEKFTKELDFVVANVVTGIVTGFVLVWFPAPILSLKPPLAVSAGPIAKLFYGCPENAFQVALAGTSYTILQRIGAIVRNGAKLFVVGTGASLVGIGITNALINAQKVVNKTLAVEVENLPVISTSVAYGVYMVVVSNLRYQVLAGIIEQRILEPWLHHNKLILTGAYFVVRTANTYWGSLLWVDFARWVGVQKIKD; encoded by the exons ATGGCCATGGCTTGCTTCTCTAACCTCTCCACACACCTATGCTCTCTCCAAACCCATTCTCAGAGAAACTTCTACGACTTCAGCCACTCCTCACTACCAAGCTACACCATCACAAGCCTCAAATTTTGCTCTGCGCCCATTTTCACGCCACCCCATTTGCTCCATTCTCCGGCCACTGCCGTTTTTTCTTCAGGAAACGGCGGCGGATTCTCAGggagtggcggtggtggcggtgatgatagtggtggtggtggtgatggggaagaggaagaaagggaCCGCAACAGGGAAGAGGCCATGCTGGTGCTGGCGGAGGCTGGCAAGTCGCTGGAGAATTTTCCGGCTGATTTGGCGGCGGCCGTTACGGCGGGGCGGGTGCCGGGTTTGATAGTGCGGAGGTACTTCCAGTTGGAGGAGTCGGCTGTGTTCCGGTGGCTGATGAAATTCGGAGGGTTTAAGGAAAGGTTGTTGGGTGATGATTTGTTCTTAACCAAGCTTATTATGGAGTGTACTGTTGTAATCTTCACAAAG GCAGCTGCAGAATTGGAGCGGCGTAAAGAAAAATTCACTAAGGAGCTGGACTTTGTTGTTGCTAATGTG gTAACAGGAATTGTCACAGGTTTTGTGCTTGTGTGGTTTCCTGCTCCTATTCTTTCTCTAAAACCACCTCTTGCAGTTAGCGCTGGACCTATCGCGAAACTCTTCTATGGTTGTCCTGAAAATGCTTTTCAG GTAGCTTTAGCTGGAACATCATATACAATTCTACAAAGAATAGGTGCAATAGTG CGTAATGGGGCAAAGCTATTTGTAGTTGGCACCGGTGCTTCACTG GTTGGTATAGGTATAACAAATGCATTGATCAATGCCCAGAAGGTTGTTAATAAAACATTGGCAGTTGAGGTTGAGAATTTACCAGTAATATCAACCAGCGTAGCATACGGAGTTTACATGGTGGTAGTTAGCAACCTCAG GTACCAAGTACTTGCAGGAATTATTGAGCAGAGAATTTTAGAACCATGGCTACACCATAACAAGCTTATACTAACGGGAGCATACTTTGTTGTTAGAACTGCCAATACTTACTGGGGCTCACTTCT GTGGGTGGATTTTGCTCGATGGGTTGGAGTCCAGAAGATAAAGGATTAA
- the LOC130748918 gene encoding structural maintenance of chromosomes protein 5-like, with the protein MVESRSPKRHKITRGEDDYMPGNILEIELSNFMTFDYLKCKPGPRLNLVIGPNGSGKSSLVCAIALGLGGEPQLLGRATKIGEYVKRGEDSGFIKVTLRGDHKEERITITRQINAYNTSEWLFNGNVVPKKDVVETIQKLNIQVDNLTQFLPQDRVCQFAKLTPVQLLEETEKAVGDPQLPEQHRALIDKSRALKHIELSLEKNEGTLKQLKERNAELEKDVERVRQRNELLAKAESMKKKLPWLRYDMKQVEYGEAKIRENDAAKALEEADKLLSDLKEPIKKQKEEKDALNVKCKTVSSCLIDNGNKRMELREKESQLDGELQSKYKEMDNLRKQDNSRQEILEEAREKLAAAEIELENLHPFVPPRDELQKLNDELWKLEHSTSHVRQNKSQAEHEINQKKLLLMKCKERLRGMNNKNTRCLLQLQKCGVEKNFEAYKWVRENRYKFNKDVYGPVLLEVNVPNQKHAQYLEGQVAHHVWKSFITQDSGDRDLLVKNLKFFDVPILNYTGGDNHQRRPFEISEDMRALGIYSRLDQIFDAPVVVKETMISTSMLDLSYIGSKETDQKSEVVPRLGIMDLWTPENHYRWFDSRYVNHVGAIVHHVDPPKLLSNTSNVGGIENLISDERELEERIATLEESIKRSLEEERRLRNQVASLHKQREGINITTRNEQEKRKKLLGRIEQRKAILKSIAEQDDMDTEIAKLVDQAEKYNIQRFHNAIKMKDLLIEAMGYRQNVVELRMSLIEFDAKIGEMEAKLKKPENFALQVKLHFDGCKKETENCRQQLTDSLNYAKSIARLTPELEKEFLEMATTIEELEAAIQDTTAQANSILFVNHNILEQYEDRQRHIEDLAVKLEADKNESRRCLAELDNIKGKWLPTLRNLVAQINETFRCNFQEMAVAGEVSLEEHDMDFDKFGILIKVKFRENSQLQILSAHHQSGGERSVSTIVYLVSLQDLTNCPFRVVDEINQGMDPINERKMFQQLVRAASKANTPQCFLLTPKLLPDLQYSEACSILNVMNGPWIGQASKVWTIGDSWSIITRHVEENLC; encoded by the exons ATGGTGGAATCTCGCTCCCCTAAGCGCCACAAAATCACAAG GGGAGAAGATGATTATATGCCTGGAAATATTCTTGAGATTGAGCTTTCTAATTTCATGACTTTTGATTACTTAAAATGTAAACCTGGTCCCCGATTGAATCTTGTAATTGGACCTAATGGTTCTGGAAAGAGTTCTCTTGTATGTGCTATTGCTCTTGGCCTCGGCGGAGAGCCCCAG CTGCTTGGGAGAGCTACAAAGATTGGGGAATATGTAAAACGGGGAGAAGATTCCGGCTTCATTAAGGTTACCTTGAGAGGGGATCATAAAGAGGAGCGCATTACCATTACGCGGCAAATAAATGCTTACAACACGTCCGAATGGTTGTTCAATG GAAATGTAGTTCCCAAAAAGGATGTGGTTGAAACCATTCAGAAGCTTAACATCCAAGTCGATAATTTGACTCAA TTTTTACCGCAAGACAGGGTATGTCAGTTTGCAAAGTTAACTCCTGTGCAACTTCTGGAAGAGACTGAAAAGGCTGTTGGTGATCCACAGCTTCCAGAGCAACATCGTGCACTAATTGATAAAAGTCGCGCATTGAAGCATATTGAACTG TCTCTTGAGAAAAATGAAGGAACTTTAAAACAATTGAAGGAACGTAATGCTGAATTAGAGAAGGATGTTGAACGCGTTCGTCAGAGAAATGAGCTTCTTGCCAAG GCCGAgtcaatgaagaagaaattgcCATGGCTGAGGTATGATATGAAGCAGGTGGAATATGGGGAAGCTAAGATACGTGAGAATGATGCAGCAAAGGCATTGGAGGAAGCTGATAAGTTATTAAGTGATCTTAAAGAGCCCATTAA GAAACAAAAAGAGGAGAAGGATGCATTAAATGTAAAATGTAAAACGGTAAGCAGCTGCTTAATTGACAATGGCAATAAGCGAATGGAGCTGAGGGAGAAAGAGAGCCAATTG GATGGGGAATTACAAAGTAAGTACAAAGAAATGGACAATTTGAGGAAGCAGGACAATTCTAGACAAGAAATACTTGAAGAAGCTAGGGAGAAACTTGCTGCTGCTGAAATTGAACTTGAGAATCTACACCCTTTTGTACCTCCGAGGGATGAGCTT CAAAAACTGAATGATGAACTTTGGAAGTTGGAGCATTCAACTAGTCATGTGAGGCAGAATAAGTCACAAGCAGAACATGAAATAAATCAGAAAAAGTTACTCTTGATGAAGTGTAAAGAAAG ATTGAGGGGaatgaataataaaaatacCAGGTGTTTGCTTCAATTGCAAAAATGTGGGGTTGAAAAAAATTTTGAAGCTTATAAATGGGTCCGAGAAAATCGTTATAAATTCAACAAGGATGTGTATGGTCCAGTTTTACTTGAG GTGAATGTCCCAAATCAGAAACATGCTCAATATCTGGAGGGTCAAGTTGCTCATCACGTTTGGAAG TCTTTCATAACACAAGATTCTGGTGATCGGGACCTTTTAGTGAAAAACCTGAAGTTCTTTGATGTACCGATTCTAAATTATACTGGCGGTGATAACCACCAAAGAAGGCCTTTTGAAATTTCTGAAGAT ATGCGTGCTCTTGGTATCTATTCTCGGTTGGACCAAATTTTTGATGCTCCAGTTGTTGTCAAGGAGACTATGATTAGCACCTCAATGCTAGATCTTTCA TATATTGGATCTAAAGAAACTGATCAGAAATCTGAGGTGGTTCCAAGATTGGGAATTATGGATTTATGGACACCAGAAAATCACTACCGTTGGTTTGACTCAAGATATGTAAATCATGTCGGCGCAATTGTTCATCATGTGGACCCCCCAAAACTTCTATCTAATA CTTCGAACGTGGGAGGAATTGAGAATCTGATTTCCGATGAAAGGGAGCTTGAAGAACGAATTGCTACCTTGGAGGAAAGCATTAAAAGATCTCTAGAAGAGGAAAGGAGATTAAGGAATCAAGTTGCTAGTCTCCATAAACAGCGG GAAGGCATTAACATAACAACGCGGAATGAGCAAGAAAAACGAAAAAAACTCCTTGGCCGGATAG AACAAAGGAAAGCGATACTGAAATCGATAGCGGAGCAGGATGATATGGATACTGAGATAGCAAAGCTTGTTGATCAGGCTGAAAAATATAACATTCAGCGATTTCACAATGCAATTAAAATGAAG GATCTTCTTATTGAAGCTATGGGTTACAGACAGAATGTTGTTGAACTACGTATGTCATTAATCGAATTTGATGCAAAG ATTGGAGAGATGGAGGCCAAACTGAAGAAACCTGAGAATTTTGCTCTGCAAGTAAAATTGCATTTTGATGGCT GTAAGAAAGAGACTGAGAATTGTAGACAACAGCTTACTGATTCCTTGAATTATGCTAAATCAATTGCTCGGCTTACACCTGAgctagagaaggaatttcttgag ATGGCGACTACTATAGAGGAATTGGAAGCAGCTATCCAAGATACCACTGCTCAAGCCAATTCAATCCTTTTTGTCAATCATAACATATTGGAACAATACGAGGATCGACAAAGACAT ATAGAAGATCTTGCAGTAAAACTTGAAGCAGACAAAAACGAAAGTAGAAGGTGTCTAGCTGAATTAGATAACATTAAG GGAAAATGGCTTCCAACACTGAGAAACCTTGTGGCCCAGATAAATGAAACCTTTAGATGTAATTTTCAAGAGATGGCTGTTGCCGGAGAAGTTTCACTAG AAGAGCATGATATGGACTTCGATAAATTCGGAATACTTATAAAAGTCAAGTTCAG AGAAAATAGTCAGCTTCAAATTCTCAGTGCCCATCATCAATCTGGAGGG GAGCGATCAGTTTCAACTATTGTTTATCTTGTTTCCCTTCAAGATCTTACAAACTGCCCATTTAGAGTTGTTGATGAGATCAACCAAG GGATGGACCCTATAAATGAAAGGAAGATGTTCCAGCAACTAGTGAGAGCAGCAAGCAAGGCAAACACACCACA GTGTTTCTTGCTTACCCCCAAGTTGCTACCAGATCTGCAATATAGTGAGGCATGCAGTATATTGAATGTAATGAATGGCCCTTGGATCGGTCAAGCATCGAAGG TTTGGACCATTGGTGATAGCTGGAGTATTATAACGAGACATGTCGAAGAGAACCTATGTTGA